One Brassica napus cultivar Da-Ae chromosome A5, Da-Ae, whole genome shotgun sequence DNA window includes the following coding sequences:
- the LOC106454895 gene encoding laccase-3 — MESSQRFSSLAFIALLAYFAFLASAELHVREFVIQPKPVKRLCRTHESITVNGQFPGPTLEVRNGDSLAITVINKARYNISIHWHGIRQLRNPWADGPEYITQCPIRPGQSYTYRFTIEDQEGTLWWHAHSRWLRATVYGALIIYPRLGSPYPFHMPKRDIPILLGEWWDRNPMDVLRQAQFTGAAANVSDAYTINGQPGDLYRCSRSETVRFPIFPGETVQLRVINAGLNQELFFSVANHQLTVVETDSAYTKPFTTSVIMIGPGQTTNVLLTANQRPGRYYMAARAYNSANAPFDNTTTTAILEYVNAPTRRGRGRGQIAPVFPVLPGFNDTATATAFTNRLRYWKRAPVPLQVDENLFFTVGLGLINCSNPNSPRCQGPNGTRFAASINNQSFVLPRRNSIMQAYYQGMPGIFTTDFPPVPPVQFDYTGNVSRGLWQPVKGTKAYKLKYKANVQIVLQDTSIVTPENHPMHLHGYQFYVVGSGFGNFNPRTDPARFNLFDPPERNTIGTPPGGWVAIRFVADNPGAWFMHCHIDSHLGWGLAMVFLVENGRGQLQSVQAPPLDLPRC, encoded by the exons ATGGAGTCTTCCCAACGGTTCTCCTCTCTAGCCTTCATCGCACTTCTTGCCTACTTCGCTTTTCTCGCTTCAGCTGAACTTCACGTCCGTGAATTTGTG ATCCAACCAAAACCAGTGAAGAGGCTGTGCAGAACTCACGAAAGCATCACCGTGAATGGCCAGTTCCCTGGTCCAACGCTCGAGGTCAGGAACGGTGACTCTCTCGCAATCACCGTCATCAACAAAGCCCGTTACAACATTAGCATTCACTG GCACGGAATCAGACAGCTGCGTAATCCGTGGGCTGATGGTCCCGAGTACATAACACAATGTCCGATCCGTCCAGGACAAAGCTACACTTACAGGTTCACAATCGAAGACCAAGAAGGTACACTTTGGTGGCACGCTCATAGCCGCTGGCTAAGAGCCACCGTCTACGGCGCTCTCATCATTTACCCTCGTCTCGGTTCTCCTTATCCATTCCATATGCCCAAACGCGACATCCCAATTCTTCTCG GGGAATGGTGGGATAGAAACCCAATGGACGTTCTGAGGCAAGCACAGTTTACAGGAGCAGCAGCTAATGTCTCTGACGCTTACACAATCAACGGCCAACCAGGTGATCTCTACCGCTGTTCTCGGTCCGAAACAGTTCGTTTCCCGATCTTCCCCGGTGAGACCGTCCAGCTCCGTGTCATCAACGCTGGATTGAACCAAGAGCTCTTCTTCTCAGTCGCCAACCACCAGCTCACAGTGGTTGAAACCGACTCCGCATATACAAAACCATTCACCACAAGTGTCATCATGATCGGTCCGGGCCAAACCACTAACGTCCTTCTCACCGCGAACCAGCGACCTGGCCGATACTACATGGCAGCTCGTGCCTACAACAGCGCAAACGCACCATTCGACAACACAACCACAACCGCTATCTTGGAGTACGTCAACGCTCCAACTCGACGTGGTCGCGGCCGCGGTCAGATCGCTCCGGTTTTCCCGGTTCTTCCTGGGTTCAACGACACTGCAACCGCAACCGCGTTCACGAACCGTCTGCGATACTGGAAACGAGCTCCAGTACCGCTTCAGGTCGACGAGAACCTCTTTTTCACCGTCGGTTTGGGACTAATCAACTGCTCCAACCCCAACAGTCCGCGTTGCCAAGGTCCTAACGGGACTCGCTTCGCAGCCAGCATAAACAACCAGTCATTCGTGCTACCACGAAGAAACTCCATCATGCAGGCTTATTACCAAGGCATGCCCGGTATCTTCACGACCGATTTCCCGCCCGTTCCACCGGTGCAATTCGATTACACCGGTAATGTTAGCCGTGGGCTATGGCAGCCCGTGAAGGGAACTAAAGCGTACAAGCTTAAGTACAAAGCAAATGTTCAGATTGTGTTACAAGACACGAGCATTGTCACGCCTGAGAATCATCCTATGCATTTACACGGGTACCAATTCTATGTTGTTGGGTCCGGTTTCGGAAATTTTAACCCAAGAACTGACCCGGCTCGGTTTAACCTGTTTGACCCACCGGAGAGGAACACCATTGGTACGCCTCCAGGTGGCTGGGTTGCAATCCGGTTCGTTGCTGACAATCCAG GAGCATGGTTTATGCATTGTCACATTGATTCGCATTTGGGATGGGGTTTGGCTATGGTTTTCTTGGTTGAGAACGGACGAGGACAATTGCAATCTGTGCAGGCTCCACCGTTGGATCTTCCAAGATGCTAA